The following coding sequences lie in one Flavobacterium sediminis genomic window:
- a CDS encoding RNA polymerase sigma factor: MDEKIIQACKKQQRDAQRKLYEYMAPKLYYLCKRYLKKEEEIEEVLADSFYTVFTKIEQLKENYAFEAWARKITVNHCLLQLKKNLNFNLYLEDVSFDNQPLADAMTDLEEKDLLKLVEYLPEGCQTIFNLFVVEGYSHKEIATQLQISEGTSKSQLNVAKNKLKELVTTYYYQKAK; this comes from the coding sequence ATGGACGAAAAAATCATACAAGCCTGTAAAAAACAGCAACGCGATGCGCAGCGGAAGCTATACGAATATATGGCGCCCAAACTTTATTATTTATGCAAACGCTATCTTAAAAAAGAAGAAGAAATTGAAGAGGTTCTTGCTGATTCTTTTTATACTGTTTTTACCAAAATAGAACAATTAAAAGAAAACTATGCCTTTGAAGCCTGGGCTCGAAAAATTACAGTGAACCATTGCCTATTACAACTTAAAAAGAATCTGAATTTCAATTTATATCTGGAAGATGTATCCTTTGATAACCAACCTTTAGCAGACGCTATGACGGATTTAGAAGAAAAAGACCTGCTCAAATTAGTCGAATATCTTCCGGAAGGCTGCCAAACCATTTTCAATTTATTTGTAGTTGAAGGCTACAGCCATAAAGAAATTGCCACACAACTTCAGATCTCTGAAGGAACCTCAAAATCACAATTGAATGTTGCTAAGAACAAATTAAAAGAATTGGTAACAACCTACTATTATCAAAAAGCAAAGTAA
- a CDS encoding response regulator transcription factor → MNKRTVAIIEDHTLLSEAIAGVVNGFPNFHVAFLCKNGNELIEKLKSHKAPEIILMDVNMPIMNGIETTKWLTENYPDVDVIALTVEEDEHTILKMIKAGAKGYLLKDVDKKTLEQALEKTVETGFYHNNLVNNVLVNSVTGKSPKEELLKNTEIEFLKLICTEMTYKEIADKMNLSPKTIDGYRDNLFVKLNVKNRIGLVIYAIKNKIFKI, encoded by the coding sequence ATGAACAAAAGAACAGTTGCCATTATTGAAGACCATACTCTACTCTCAGAAGCCATTGCAGGAGTTGTAAACGGCTTTCCGAATTTTCATGTTGCTTTTTTATGTAAAAACGGAAATGAACTGATCGAAAAATTAAAATCTCATAAAGCACCGGAAATTATTCTAATGGATGTTAATATGCCTATCATGAACGGTATAGAGACTACCAAGTGGTTAACTGAAAATTATCCGGATGTGGACGTTATTGCTTTAACTGTTGAAGAAGACGAACACACTATTCTGAAAATGATAAAAGCAGGAGCTAAAGGTTATTTATTAAAAGATGTTGATAAAAAAACACTGGAACAGGCCTTAGAAAAAACAGTTGAAACCGGTTTTTATCACAACAATTTAGTCAATAATGTGCTGGTCAATTCTGTAACCGGAAAATCACCTAAAGAAGAATTGCTCAAAAATACTGAAATTGAATTCCTTAAATTGATCTGTACCGAAATGACATATAAGGAGATCGCCGATAAAATGAATCTAAGTCCTAAAACCATTGACGGCTACAGAGACAATCTATTTGTAAAATTAAATGTAAAGAACAGGATAGGACTTGTTATTTATGCCATTAAAAATAAAATCTTTAAAATTTGA
- a CDS encoding sensor histidine kinase — translation MEQSGIEGVIFATLGLTGLCFVIILLIVIFQQKKNKLLIKQVEEKKNFEREIVESQIEIKEQTLRNISWELHDNIGQLLTLAKIQLQKIEHSDTRELHDNLTRILNEVRALSKVTNPDYISQITLEDALKLEIERFNRLNYIESTLELKGNFSHINPKAEIIIFRILQEFFSNTIKHSKATKLNVVVEYNNLTNELIIEANDNGKGFDTSTNFAMGVGLLNMKKRASLIQADIKLNSKIDVGTNLLIVYKQTD, via the coding sequence ATGGAGCAAAGCGGAATCGAAGGAGTAATTTTTGCCACTTTAGGACTTACAGGTTTGTGCTTTGTGATCATCCTGTTAATTGTTATTTTTCAACAGAAAAAGAACAAATTGTTGATAAAACAAGTTGAAGAGAAAAAAAACTTCGAACGGGAAATCGTTGAATCACAGATCGAAATAAAGGAACAAACCCTACGGAACATTAGTTGGGAATTACACGACAATATAGGTCAGTTATTGACGCTTGCTAAAATTCAGCTTCAAAAAATAGAACACTCCGATACCCGGGAATTACATGATAACTTAACCCGAATTTTAAATGAAGTACGAGCCCTTTCAAAAGTTACCAATCCGGATTACATCAGTCAGATCACTTTAGAAGATGCTCTTAAGTTGGAAATAGAACGCTTTAACAGATTAAATTACATTGAATCGACCTTAGAGTTGAAAGGAAATTTTTCACACATTAATCCTAAAGCTGAGATCATTATCTTCAGAATATTACAAGAGTTTTTTTCTAATACCATAAAACATTCAAAAGCAACAAAACTCAATGTTGTTGTAGAATATAACAACTTAACAAACGAGCTGATTATAGAGGCGAACGACAATGGAAAAGGTTTTGACACCTCAACAAATTTTGCTATGGGAGTCGGTTTATTGAATATGAAAAAAAGAGCCAGCCTTATTCAAGCGGATATTAAACTCAATTCTAAGATCGATGTCGGAACCAACTTACTGATTGTTTATAAACAAACTGATTGA
- a CDS encoding CHAP domain-containing protein: MNYPGRIIKKGESDKTIVKAIQERINELGIANLVVDGDFGYKTHNAVKLYQSRTLDENGFPLIADGKVGPITWKFLFGEESIPVVTTTDDVFLQKVIEIARTQIGELEDPLGSNRGPMVDEYLGSVGLSGGYAWCMSFVYWCFDEAAKELGQTNPLVKTGGCLYQWDKTIQPKITAKDAVNDPELIVPGAVFIISYGSGLGHTGIVESVQGGYITTIEGNTNNTNSREGIGVFRLSSRKINSVNKGFITCSA; the protein is encoded by the coding sequence ATGAATTATCCAGGAAGAATTATAAAAAAAGGAGAGAGCGATAAAACTATCGTTAAAGCCATTCAGGAGAGAATAAATGAGTTAGGGATTGCCAATCTGGTAGTAGATGGAGATTTTGGTTATAAAACACACAATGCAGTGAAATTATACCAGAGCAGAACATTAGATGAAAACGGATTTCCACTTATTGCAGACGGTAAAGTAGGACCGATTACATGGAAATTTTTATTTGGAGAAGAATCAATTCCTGTCGTAACTACAACAGATGATGTTTTTCTACAAAAAGTAATAGAAATAGCTCGGACTCAGATAGGAGAACTGGAAGATCCATTAGGGAGTAATAGAGGACCAATGGTGGATGAATATTTAGGATCAGTAGGCTTGTCAGGAGGATATGCTTGGTGCATGAGCTTTGTGTATTGGTGCTTTGATGAAGCAGCTAAAGAATTAGGGCAAACGAATCCATTAGTAAAGACAGGAGGTTGTTTGTATCAGTGGGATAAAACGATTCAGCCCAAGATTACTGCAAAAGACGCTGTAAACGATCCTGAATTAATAGTTCCGGGGGCTGTTTTTATAATATCTTATGGTAGCGGACTTGGCCACACAGGAATAGTTGAATCGGTTCAAGGCGGCTATATCACAACGATCGAGGGAAATACAAACAATACAAATTCCAGAGAAGGAATAGGCGTTTTCAGACTGAGTTCAAGAAAGATTAATTCTGTGAACAAAGGGTTTATTACTTGTTCTGCTTAA
- the meaB gene encoding methylmalonyl Co-A mutase-associated GTPase MeaB encodes MAKHSKTPTALYEKDGVKQPDSVNQSVAQNVKQFRRKQPSANELVEGILKGDKIALSRAITLIESTNTEHLDKANEVIQGCLPHANQSVRIGITGVPGVGKSTFIEAFGKYLTAIGKKVAVLAVDPSSSISHGSILGDKTRMEELVKDENAYIRPSASGDSLGGVARKTRETIILCEACGFDTIIIETVGVGQSETAVHSMVDFFLLLKIAGAGDELQGIKRGIMEMADTIVINKADGDNIAKAKLAKTEFNRALHLFPAKNSGWTPKVTTCSAYEKTGIDQVWQIIADYFELTKENQYFEHKRQEQNQYWMLETINEQLKNRFYSHPEIKILLEQNKKAVQNNEISPFAAAQILLEKYFK; translated from the coding sequence GTGGCAAAGCACAGCAAAACTCCAACAGCTCTTTACGAAAAAGATGGCGTAAAACAACCCGATTCGGTTAACCAATCGGTTGCGCAAAACGTAAAGCAATTCAGAAGAAAACAACCTTCTGCCAATGAATTAGTTGAAGGAATTTTGAAAGGCGATAAAATAGCATTGAGTAGGGCGATAACATTAATTGAAAGTACCAATACGGAACATTTGGACAAAGCAAATGAAGTGATTCAAGGATGTTTGCCTCATGCCAACCAATCGGTTCGAATAGGAATTACGGGAGTTCCAGGCGTGGGAAAAAGTACATTTATTGAAGCTTTTGGAAAATATTTGACTGCTATTGGGAAGAAAGTAGCGGTTTTAGCGGTAGACCCAAGTTCGTCAATTAGTCACGGTAGTATTTTGGGTGATAAAACCCGAATGGAAGAATTGGTCAAAGACGAAAATGCATATATCCGTCCGAGTGCTTCTGGAGATAGTTTAGGCGGTGTAGCCCGAAAAACAAGAGAAACGATTATTTTGTGTGAAGCTTGTGGTTTTGATACCATTATTATTGAAACTGTTGGTGTGGGGCAAAGTGAAACTGCAGTTCACAGTATGGTTGATTTCTTTTTATTACTAAAAATTGCCGGTGCCGGCGATGAATTGCAAGGGATAAAACGCGGAATTATGGAAATGGCTGACACGATTGTGATTAATAAAGCCGATGGCGATAATATTGCGAAAGCAAAGTTAGCCAAAACCGAATTTAACCGAGCGTTGCATTTATTTCCGGCTAAAAATAGCGGTTGGACACCGAAAGTAACGACTTGTAGTGCTTATGAGAAAACAGGAATTGACCAAGTTTGGCAAATTATAGCGGACTATTTTGAACTAACGAAAGAAAATCAGTATTTCGAACACAAAAGACAGGAGCAAAACCAATACTGGATGTTGGAAACGATAAACGAACAATTGAAAAACCGTTTTTACAGTCATCCGGAAATCAAAATCTTATTAGAACAAAACAAAAAAGCGGTGCAAAACAATGAAATTTCACCTTTTGCCGCCGCTCAGATCTTACTGGAAAAGTATTTTAAATAA